The Mugil cephalus isolate CIBA_MC_2020 chromosome 19, CIBA_Mcephalus_1.1, whole genome shotgun sequence genome has a window encoding:
- the traf2b gene encoding TNF receptor-associated factor 2, whose product MARISMDCPSSLPGIPLSVLSVPMENKYKCQQCLQVLRKPVQAQCGHRFCVHCFKQLTSCGPKPCEACRQEEIYEEPISILNSNEAFPDNAAGREIASLPARCLNQGCNWTGSIKEYEAQHEGRCEFERIQCEACHNFILQTEKERHNERECEARSLNCKYCKTTFNFKDIKAHDEICLKFPLQCKDCGKKKIPREKFSDHIKSCAKSKSACPFIEVGCKSVVENGKLSEHEHTGTMEHLRLLLSMVLSLSRTRTEAGAGCGEWQEDSGVGLYRAPEEDARPRAAAAAAAATSSQSVDLDKKVNALENIVCVLNREVERSLLTLEAFSHQHRLDQEKIDNLSNKVRQLERTLTMRDLQLSETEQLVRELQFCTYDGIFVWKISDFSRRRQDAVAGRAPAMFSPAFYSSKYGYKMCLRLYLNGDGTGRGTHLSLFFVVMRGKCDALLKWPFSQKVTLMLLDQNNREHIIDAFRPDVTSTSFQRPISEMNIASGCPLFCPLAKLAGKSPYLRDDTIFIKAIVDLTGL is encoded by the exons ATGGCCCGCATCTCAATGGACTGTCCGAGCTCTTTACCAGGAATACCCCTCAGTGTGCTGTCAGTGCCCATGGAAAATAAGTACAAATGTCAGCAGTGTCTCCAGGTCCTGAGGAAGCCTGTCCAGGCTCAGTGCGGACACCGCTTCTGTGTACACTGCTTCAAGCAGCTCACCAG ttgTGGCCCAAAGCCATGTGAAGCCTGCCGACAAGAGGAAATTTATGAAGAACCTATCTCCATTCTAAATAGTAACGAG GCATTCCCAGACAATGCAGCAGGAAGAGAAATAGCAAGTCTGCCTGCCAGATGTTTGAACCAGGGCTGCAATTGGACTGGATCTATAAAGGAGTATGAG GCTCAGCACGAAGGCCGCTGCGAATTCGAACGGATACAGTGCGAAGCCTGCCACAACTTCATCCTGCAAACGGAGAAGGAAAGACACAATGAGAGAGAATGTGAGGCAAGAAGTCTCAACTGCAAATACTGCAAAACGACGTTCAactttaaagacataaag gcCCATGATGAAATCTGTTTAAAGTTTCCCTTACAATGCAAGGACTGTGGAAAGAAGAAGATCCCAAGAGAAAAG TTCAGTGACCATATCAAGTCCTGCGCCAAGTCAAAGAGCGCCTGCCCATTCATTGAAGTGGGCTGTAAATCTGTG GTAGAAAATGGGAAGCTGAGCGAACACGAGCACACGGGCACCATGGAGCATCTTCGCCTGctgctgtccatggtgctgtcTTTGAGTCGGACCCGCACGGAGGCCGGCGCTGGTTGCGGGGAGTGGCAGGAGGACTCTGGCGTGGGCCTGTACAGGGCTCCCGAGGAGGACGCCAGgcccagagctgcagcagcggcagcagcagcaacgtcCTCTCAGTCTGTGGACTTGGATAAAAAA GTCAACGCTTTAGAAAACATTGTGTGCGTCCTGAACCGGGAAGTGGAGCGCAGTTTGCTCACCCTGGAGGCCTTCTCGCATCAGCACCGTTTAGACCAAGAAAAGATCGACAACCTGTCCAACAAAGTGCGTCAGCTGGAGAGGACGCTGACCATGAGAGACCTGCAGCTGTCTGAGACGGAACAGCTGGTGCGGGAGCTCCAGTTCTGCACCTACGACGGGATATTTGTCTGGAAAATCTCCGACTTCTCCCGACGCAGACAGGACGCCGTGGCCGGTCGAGCACCTGCAATGTTCTCACCAG CATTTTATTCCAGCAAATACGGATATAAAATGTGCCTGAGACTGTATCTGAACGGCGACGGGACGGGCCGAGGAACCCACCTCTCGCTCTTCTTCGTCGTCATGAGGGGGAAGTGCGATGCTCTGCTCAAATGGCCGTTCAGTCAGAAg GTGACTCTGATGCTCCTGGATCAGAACAACAGGGAGCACATCATCGACGCTTTCCGCCCCGAcgtcacctccacctccttccagCGGCCGATCAGCGAGATGAACATCGCCAGCGGATGTCCGCTCTTCTGTCCACTGGCCAAACTGGCCGGCAAGAGCCCTTATCTGAGAGATGATACCATTTTCATTAAAGCCATTGTAGACCTTACAGGCTTGTAG